From a single Microcoleus sp. FACHB-672 genomic region:
- a CDS encoding NAD(P)H-quinone oxidoreductase subunit 4: MLLMEMPWLSTIILLPLIAALAIPFIPDKNGKTVRWYALGVGIADLALTVYAFWQHYDLQNPDFQLAETYAWVPQLGLNWSVAVDGLSMPLIVLTGLVTTLAMLAGWNVTTKPRLFYFLMLAMYSAQIGVFAAQDMLLFFLMWELELVPVYLLISIWGGPKRQYAATKFILYTALGSIFILLAGLTMAFYGSNVTFNMVEIGQKYFPMSLEVLLYAALLIAFGVKLPIFPLHTWLPDAHGEASAPVSMILAGVLLKMGGYALIRMNVEMLPHAHIYFAPVLAILGVVNIVYGALTAFAQDNLKRRLACSSISHMGFVLIGIASLTDVGLTGAILQMLSHGLIAAALFFLSGVTYERTHTLAMEKMGGMAKSMPKVFALFTAGSMASLALPGMSGFIGELTVFLGFATSDAFNPTFKAVVIVLAAVGLIATPVYLLSMLRRVFYGPENAQLTIDPWLLVDAKPREILITLCLILPIIGIGLYPKIATQTYDVKVVEVAANVRDALPVVAQQRERLYSGYIAPKLGEPTQGLVVADLGKGA; the protein is encoded by the coding sequence ATGCTGCTCATGGAAATGCCCTGGCTAAGCACTATTATTTTGTTGCCCCTAATCGCTGCCCTCGCTATCCCCTTCATACCGGATAAAAACGGCAAAACCGTTCGCTGGTATGCCTTGGGGGTTGGCATAGCAGACTTGGCGCTGACTGTCTATGCCTTTTGGCAACACTACGATTTACAAAATCCAGACTTTCAACTTGCTGAAACCTATGCCTGGGTGCCGCAACTGGGGCTAAATTGGTCGGTAGCGGTGGATGGACTCTCGATGCCGCTGATTGTCTTAACCGGCTTAGTCACCACCTTGGCAATGCTGGCCGGTTGGAACGTTACCACCAAGCCGCGCTTGTTTTACTTCCTGATGCTTGCAATGTATAGCGCCCAGATAGGCGTGTTTGCCGCCCAGGATATGCTTTTGTTCTTCCTGATGTGGGAACTAGAGTTAGTGCCGGTGTACTTGCTGATTTCCATTTGGGGCGGCCCAAAGCGGCAGTATGCGGCAACCAAATTCATTCTTTACACAGCATTAGGGTCAATTTTCATACTGCTAGCCGGCCTGACAATGGCCTTCTATGGCAGTAATGTCACCTTTAATATGGTGGAAATTGGACAGAAATATTTCCCCATGTCGTTGGAAGTGTTACTCTACGCCGCTTTACTGATTGCCTTCGGGGTTAAACTGCCGATCTTCCCTCTGCACACTTGGCTACCCGATGCACATGGCGAAGCTTCAGCCCCCGTGTCAATGATTTTGGCCGGCGTTTTATTAAAAATGGGTGGCTATGCGTTAATCCGCATGAATGTTGAGATGCTGCCTCATGCCCACATTTACTTCGCGCCGGTTTTAGCCATTCTCGGTGTCGTCAATATTGTTTACGGGGCTTTAACCGCCTTTGCCCAAGATAATCTTAAGCGCCGGCTGGCTTGTTCCTCCATTTCCCACATGGGCTTTGTTCTCATCGGAATCGCCTCCTTAACCGATGTCGGACTCACCGGCGCGATCCTGCAAATGCTTTCCCACGGCTTGATTGCAGCCGCGCTGTTCTTCCTCTCCGGCGTGACTTACGAACGGACTCACACCCTGGCGATGGAAAAAATGGGCGGCATGGCTAAATCGATGCCGAAAGTGTTTGCCTTATTCACCGCCGGCTCAATGGCATCTCTGGCATTACCGGGAATGAGCGGCTTTATCGGTGAACTGACGGTATTCCTCGGCTTTGCAACCAGTGATGCGTTTAACCCCACCTTCAAGGCTGTGGTGATTGTGTTGGCGGCAGTTGGATTAATTGCCACGCCGGTTTACTTACTCTCCATGTTGCGCCGAGTCTTTTATGGGCCAGAAAATGCCCAGCTCACGATTGATCCGTGGTTGCTTGTCGATGCCAAACCACGTGAAATTTTGATTACGCTGTGCCTGATCCTTCCGATTATCGGAATTGGCTTGTATCCCAAGATTGCCACTCAAACCTACGATGTGAAGGTAGTAGAAGTAGCGGCGAACGTCCGTGATGCGCTGCCGGTGGTGGCGCAACAGCGAGAACGTCTCTACTCTGGCTATATCGCACCCAAATTAGGGGAACCCACTCAAGGATTAGTTGTGGCGGATTTGGGCAAAGGTGCGTAA
- a CDS encoding PAS domain-containing protein yields the protein MLKKISEISEHRQALEMLWLCDRAMAATSTGIVIADATKPGRPLIYCNSGFERMTGYSRDEVIGRNCKFLQGSDNDQPAIEQIRQALRDQTECRVILKNYRKDGTLFWNELTISPVFDSNGQLTHFIGVQNDITERVEAEAALKRTTQELADSEAALRKQTNILQSLLDNLAEGVVVADEGGQFVLFNPAAQEVLGKGLINVSSEAWTDQYGCYLPDKLTPYPPQELPLAQAIQGKSVDSAEIFIQPSPNSEGVFICVNARPLKDETGSLKGGVAVFRDITERKRSEVALQQSEAQLREHTNQLKQALHDLQQTQAQLIQSEKMSSLGQLVAGIAHEVNNPVSFIYGNLAYANEYIQDLLKLLNLYQQQYPNPGEEIEEEIEEVGLNFLLEDLPKLMSSMKQGAERIRQIVISLRNFARLDEAEMKTVNIHEGIDSTLLILQHRLKQPLDSEIEIIKEYSKLPIVECYPGQLNQVFINILNNAIDAVEESALKGVEKGQIIIRTGIQDERVFISIADNGAGMSEEVSRHIFEPFYTTKPVGKGTGLGLSISYQVVVEKHGGRLQCISAPGKGTELRIEIPLRQKNLTSFAVPDYLSGNGKKVEKERVGEKRTGVSNLMSQRE from the coding sequence ATGCTCAAAAAGATATCAGAAATTTCCGAACACCGGCAAGCCCTGGAAATGCTATGGCTGTGCGATCGCGCGATGGCAGCAACCAGCACCGGCATAGTTATTGCCGATGCCACCAAACCGGGTAGACCCCTTATTTACTGCAATTCAGGCTTCGAGCGGATGACAGGTTACTCCCGCGATGAAGTGATCGGGCGCAATTGCAAGTTTTTGCAGGGATCTGATAATGATCAACCGGCTATTGAGCAAATTCGCCAAGCCTTACGTGATCAAACTGAATGCCGGGTCATCTTAAAAAATTATCGCAAAGATGGCACTTTATTTTGGAATGAATTAACCATTTCGCCGGTGTTCGACAGTAACGGACAATTAACTCACTTTATTGGAGTGCAAAACGACATAACCGAACGCGTAGAAGCAGAAGCCGCGCTTAAGCGAACAACCCAAGAGTTAGCCGATTCTGAAGCCGCGTTACGCAAGCAAACCAACATTTTGCAATCCCTCCTCGACAACCTGGCTGAAGGTGTCGTTGTTGCCGATGAAGGCGGTCAGTTTGTGCTATTTAATCCCGCAGCACAAGAGGTGCTAGGCAAAGGTTTAATTAATGTCTCATCTGAAGCATGGACAGATCAATACGGATGCTATTTGCCCGATAAATTGACCCCCTATCCTCCTCAAGAATTGCCCCTAGCACAAGCAATTCAGGGAAAATCTGTTGATTCGGCAGAAATTTTTATCCAGCCATCACCAAATTCCGAAGGGGTGTTTATTTGTGTGAATGCGAGGCCATTAAAAGATGAAACCGGCAGTTTAAAAGGTGGTGTTGCAGTCTTTCGCGATATTACTGAACGAAAGCGTTCTGAGGTAGCTTTGCAGCAATCGGAAGCGCAATTAAGAGAACACACCAATCAGCTCAAACAAGCTTTACACGACTTACAACAAACCCAAGCGCAACTGATTCAATCTGAAAAAATGTCAAGTTTGGGGCAATTGGTTGCCGGCATTGCTCATGAAGTTAACAATCCTGTTAGTTTTATTTATGGCAATCTTGCTTATGCCAATGAATACATTCAAGATCTGCTAAAATTGCTAAATCTCTACCAGCAGCAGTACCCAAATCCGGGGGAAGAAATTGAAGAGGAAATCGAAGAAGTTGGCTTAAACTTTTTGCTAGAAGATCTGCCAAAGTTAATGTCTTCCATGAAACAGGGAGCCGAACGCATCCGTCAAATTGTGATTAGCTTGCGTAACTTTGCCCGTTTGGATGAAGCTGAAATGAAAACAGTGAATATTCACGAAGGCATTGACAGTACATTGCTGATTTTGCAACACCGGCTCAAACAACCGCTAGATTCTGAGATTGAGATTATTAAAGAATACAGCAAATTACCCATAGTTGAATGCTATCCAGGGCAACTCAACCAAGTTTTTATCAATATCCTCAATAATGCAATTGATGCTGTAGAAGAATCAGCACTGAAGGGAGTGGAAAAAGGGCAAATTATCATTCGCACCGGCATCCAAGATGAGCGCGTATTTATCAGCATTGCCGACAATGGAGCGGGCATGAGCGAAGAAGTGAGCCGGCACATCTTTGAACCCTTCTATACAACTAAGCCGGTAGGAAAAGGCACCGGCTTGGGATTATCGATTAGTTACCAGGTTGTGGTAGAAAAACATGGAGGCCGGCTGCAATGTATTTCCGCCCCCGGAAAAGGAACCGAACTGAGAATTGAAATACCATTGCGCCAAAAAAATCTTACATCCTTTGCCGTCCCAGATTACCTATCGGGAAACGGGAAAAAGGTGGAAAAAGAAAGAGTGGGAGAGAAAAGAACCGGGGTCAGTAATCTTATGTCCCAAAG